A region from the Microcoleus sp. AS-A8 genome encodes:
- a CDS encoding glycosyltransferase family 4 protein, which yields MKILVLAWEFPPRIVGGIARHVAELYPEIVKLGHEVHLITVEFGEAPLYEVVDGVHIHRVPVAPSHDFFHWIVNLNDSMGLHGGKLLLEEGPFDLIHAHDWLVGDAAIALKHNFKIPMVATIHATEFGRYNGLYNETHHYICGKEKLLAYDAWRVIVCTEYMRREVERALDTPWDKMDVIYNGVRPEKKHRTPEFDHWNFRRRFADDGEKIFYYVGRMTYEKGVSVLISAAQKVLWEMGGYAKVVIIGGGNTDHLKKQAWDLGIGHKCYFTGFMCDADLDKFQTIADCAVFPSLYEPFGIVALESFAARVPVVVSDTGGFPEVVRHTKTGIVTYANNPDSLAWGILEVLKNPGYTQWLIDNAYEDLERRFSWSKIAKQTEAVFEQVVSERSQVVWL from the coding sequence ATGAAGATATTGGTACTTGCCTGGGAATTTCCGCCCCGGATTGTTGGGGGAATTGCGCGCCATGTGGCGGAGTTATATCCAGAAATCGTTAAATTAGGGCATGAAGTCCACTTAATTACTGTGGAGTTCGGAGAAGCGCCGCTTTATGAAGTTGTGGATGGTGTTCATATCCATCGGGTACCCGTTGCTCCCAGTCATGACTTCTTTCACTGGATTGTGAATTTGAACGACAGCATGGGGCTTCATGGGGGCAAACTTCTTCTAGAAGAAGGGCCTTTTGATTTGATTCATGCCCATGATTGGCTAGTGGGAGATGCCGCGATCGCACTGAAGCATAACTTCAAAATTCCAATGGTGGCGACGATTCACGCCACAGAATTTGGTCGTTATAACGGTCTTTACAACGAAACCCACCATTACATTTGTGGCAAAGAAAAACTGCTTGCCTATGATGCTTGGCGGGTGATTGTCTGTACTGAATATATGCGGCGGGAAGTGGAACGCGCCTTAGATACGCCTTGGGACAAAATGGATGTGATTTATAACGGCGTCCGACCTGAAAAGAAACACCGTACTCCAGAATTTGACCACTGGAACTTCCGTCGCCGCTTTGCTGATGATGGAGAGAAAATATTCTACTATGTGGGTCGTATGACCTATGAAAAGGGCGTGTCTGTTCTTATCAGCGCTGCCCAAAAAGTCCTGTGGGAAATGGGGGGCTATGCCAAGGTTGTGATTATCGGTGGTGGTAATACCGACCACTTAAAGAAGCAAGCTTGGGATTTGGGGATTGGTCACAAATGCTATTTTACGGGTTTTATGTGCGACGCTGACCTGGATAAGTTCCAAACGATCGCAGATTGTGCAGTTTTCCCCAGTCTCTATGAACCCTTTGGTATTGTCGCTCTAGAAAGCTTTGCAGCCCGTGTCCCTGTGGTTGTTTCCGATACCGGGGGATTCCCAGAGGTGGTGCGACACACCAAGACTGGCATTGTCACCTACGCCAACAACCCCGACTCTCTGGCTTGGGGGATTTTGGAAGTGTTGAAAAACCCTGGCTATACTCAGTGGTTGATTGATAATGCTTATGAAGATTTAGAGCGACGTTTCAGTTGGTCTAAAATTGCCAAGCAAACTGAGGCAGTTTTTGAGCAAGTTGTGAGTGAGCGATCGCAAGTTGTCTGGCTCTAA
- a CDS encoding bifunctional pantoate--beta-alanine ligase/(d)CMP kinase, whose protein sequence is MRLFTTTAGLLCYLERYRNGKDVGLVPTMGALHRGHFSLIERARQENGLVIVSIFVNPLQFGPTEDLQRYPRQLEQDQQQCERLGVDVIFAPTVVEFYGNHLSSSDMGIQVTQVVPPTTMTSVLCGRSRQGHFQGVATVVTKLLNLVQPERAYFGQKDAQQLAIIRRIVADLNGSVEIVACPIVREASGLALSSRNQYLSPSQKAQAPLLFQALQQAQKVFKSGERDGVSLIEAVKSELAGVSELQVEYVELVHPKTLTPLEQVEDCGLLAIAARLGTTRLIDNILLYNRQPIVAIDGPAGAGKSTVARRVAQSLGLMHLDTGAMYRAVTWRVMEAGIDLDNESAIAELVSQSQIYLTNEQQEEPALTLQDSLPLRYRVWIDGEDVTQAIRSQEVTGNVSAIAAQPAVRRELVKQQQQWGCQGGIVVEGRDIGTHVFPDAELKIFLTASVQERARRRQQDLKDQELPMVSLEQLEQDIQQRDIRDSTRALAPLRKATDAIEVVTDGLSITEVTERIVSLYRNLQASPLSLEVRSMG, encoded by the coding sequence ATGCGCCTGTTTACGACAACAGCGGGATTGCTCTGCTACTTAGAACGTTACCGCAACGGTAAGGATGTTGGTCTTGTCCCGACCATGGGAGCCTTGCATAGGGGTCACTTTAGTTTAATTGAGCGGGCAAGACAGGAAAATGGCCTAGTCATTGTCAGCATTTTTGTGAATCCACTACAGTTTGGCCCAACTGAAGATTTACAGCGATACCCACGACAGTTGGAACAGGATCAACAACAGTGTGAACGGCTGGGAGTGGATGTAATTTTTGCCCCGACGGTGGTCGAATTTTACGGAAATCATCTGTCAAGCTCAGACATGGGTATCCAGGTGACTCAGGTCGTTCCACCTACCACGATGACTTCTGTATTATGTGGTCGCTCTCGCCAGGGACACTTTCAGGGAGTCGCGACAGTGGTGACAAAGCTGTTGAACCTCGTACAACCAGAGCGTGCTTATTTCGGTCAGAAGGATGCACAGCAACTAGCGATTATCCGGCGCATCGTAGCGGATTTAAATGGGTCAGTGGAAATTGTCGCTTGTCCCATTGTGCGGGAAGCATCTGGACTCGCTCTGAGTTCCCGCAATCAATATTTGTCCCCCTCGCAAAAAGCTCAAGCACCGCTCCTATTTCAAGCTTTGCAGCAAGCCCAGAAGGTGTTTAAATCGGGGGAGCGCGATGGCGTGAGTCTGATTGAGGCAGTGAAGTCAGAATTGGCTGGGGTGAGTGAACTGCAAGTGGAGTACGTTGAACTGGTTCATCCCAAAACGCTGACGCCGTTAGAGCAAGTGGAGGACTGTGGCTTATTGGCGATCGCAGCACGTCTAGGAACCACTCGTTTAATCGACAACATCCTGCTCTATAACCGTCAGCCCATTGTAGCCATTGACGGGCCGGCAGGGGCTGGGAAATCCACCGTTGCCCGCCGAGTGGCTCAGTCTTTAGGGCTGATGCATCTGGATACGGGTGCCATGTATCGTGCTGTAACTTGGCGGGTAATGGAAGCCGGAATTGATCTAGACAATGAATCAGCGATCGCCGAACTCGTCAGCCAGTCTCAAATTTATCTGACTAATGAGCAACAGGAAGAGCCAGCACTAACCCTCCAGGACTCCTTACCCTTGCGCTATCGCGTTTGGATTGATGGAGAGGATGTCACCCAAGCCATTCGTTCCCAGGAAGTCACGGGTAATGTATCTGCGATCGCGGCTCAACCAGCGGTGCGGCGGGAGTTAGTCAAACAACAGCAGCAGTGGGGTTGTCAGGGTGGCATTGTGGTCGAAGGTCGTGATATTGGCACCCACGTTTTTCCCGATGCCGAACTCAAAATTTTCTTAACCGCCTCTGTTCAAGAAAGGGCAAGGCGACGCCAACAAGACCTCAAAGACCAAGAACTGCCGATGGTGAGTTTAGAGCAGCTAGAACAGGATATTCAACAGCGTGACATCCGTGATAGCACTCGTGCTTTGGCACCCCTACGCAAGGCTACTGATGCCATTGAAGTCGTCACGGATGGTCTTAGTATCACAGAGGTTACCGAACGCATTGTCAGTCTTTACCGAAATCTCCAAGCCAGCCCCTTATCCCTAGAGGTGAGATCCATGGGATGA
- the purM gene encoding phosphoribosylformylglycinamidine cyclo-ligase has translation MDYREAGVDVEAGRDFVERIRSLVQSTHRPEVLGGLGGFSGYFQLPVGYREPVLVSGTDGVGTKLKIAQDLNCHNTVGIDLVAMCVNDVLTSGAEPLFFLDYLATGKLNSEQLTQVVAGITQGCRLAGCALMGGETAEMPGFYQPGEYDLAGFCVGIVEKSQLLDGSQVQVGDVAIGLASQGVHSNGFSLVRKIVNESPVMTQLLEQATGEGVEDSAQRWQIRPEGLAGQSLGEVLLSPTQIYVKPILEARRAGINIHGMAHITGGGLPENLPRCLGANQSVQLDPNSWVIPPIFQWLAEAGEVSAQSMFNTFNMGIGFVVLVPPEQAEETRRWFEAQQVAAYTIGSVIEGTGEVVGLLG, from the coding sequence ATGGATTATCGAGAAGCCGGTGTCGATGTTGAGGCAGGTCGAGATTTTGTAGAACGAATCCGTAGCCTGGTGCAAAGCACGCACCGACCTGAAGTGTTGGGTGGACTGGGTGGCTTTAGTGGTTACTTTCAGCTACCTGTGGGGTATCGGGAACCGGTCTTGGTATCGGGCACCGATGGCGTTGGCACAAAGCTCAAAATCGCCCAAGACCTCAACTGTCATAACACAGTCGGAATTGACCTGGTGGCGATGTGCGTCAATGATGTTTTAACCTCTGGGGCAGAACCGCTATTTTTCTTGGATTATTTGGCAACCGGCAAGCTCAATTCCGAACAACTCACTCAAGTGGTTGCCGGCATTACACAAGGGTGTCGCCTGGCTGGATGTGCGTTGATGGGAGGAGAAACAGCGGAAATGCCCGGTTTCTACCAACCTGGAGAGTACGACTTAGCGGGGTTTTGTGTGGGAATTGTGGAAAAGAGCCAATTGTTGGACGGTTCCCAGGTGCAGGTGGGAGATGTGGCAATTGGTTTAGCGAGTCAAGGTGTCCACAGTAACGGCTTTAGTTTGGTACGGAAAATCGTCAACGAGTCTCCAGTGATGACGCAACTCCTGGAACAGGCTACGGGTGAAGGCGTGGAGGATAGCGCCCAAAGGTGGCAGATTCGCCCAGAAGGGCTTGCAGGTCAAAGTTTAGGTGAAGTGTTGTTAAGCCCTACGCAGATTTACGTCAAGCCGATTTTGGAGGCTCGTCGCGCCGGGATTAATATTCATGGGATGGCTCATATCACGGGGGGAGGGTTACCAGAGAACCTGCCACGCTGTCTGGGAGCTAATCAATCGGTTCAGCTTGATCCTAATAGTTGGGTGATTCCACCAATTTTTCAGTGGTTGGCTGAGGCGGGTGAAGTGAGTGCACAGAGTATGTTTAATACTTTCAATATGGGCATTGGTTTTGTGGTACTGGTACCACCAGAGCAGGCCGAGGAAACCCGTCGATGGTTTGAGGCGCAGCAGGTTGCGGCCTATACCATTGGTAGCGTGATTGAGGGCACGGGTGAGGTGGTTGGCTTACTTGGTTGA
- a CDS encoding MFS transporter produces MNFGVSKFKPILRALESRNYRLFFAGQAISLIGTWMTQIATVWLVYQLTDSALLLGVVGFSSQVLNFVIAPFGGILVDRWNRHRILIGTQALSMLQSLALAFLALTGTIAIWHIILLSLFQGLINAIDSPARQAFVMEIIDKKENLGNAIALNSSVFNGARLVGPAIAGLLIASVGAGVCFLIDGLSYIAVIAGLLAMKLKPRTITPHQANVWQRLKEGFNYAFGFPPIRAILLLLALFSFMGMPYSVLVPVFATKILHGGAQTLGFLMAAVGVGALMGGIYLSSRQSVVGLGKIIAFSPAGLGMALIIFSQSRLLWLSLLMMLIVGCASILQIASSNTILQTIVEEDKRGRLMSFYTMAFLGVLPFGNLASGALASRIGAPNTVMIGGVFCILGSLVFAQKLPTLRRLVRPIYHKIGLISKSYS; encoded by the coding sequence ATGAATTTTGGTGTATCAAAATTTAAGCCAATTCTGCGAGCCTTAGAGTCGAGAAATTACCGTCTTTTTTTTGCAGGCCAAGCCATTTCTCTGATTGGTACTTGGATGACTCAAATTGCGACAGTTTGGCTAGTTTATCAATTGACTGACTCCGCCTTGTTGTTAGGCGTTGTTGGATTTTCCAGCCAAGTTCTCAATTTTGTGATTGCTCCGTTTGGGGGGATTCTAGTCGATCGCTGGAATCGTCACCGGATTTTAATAGGTACTCAAGCCCTTTCGATGCTTCAGTCTTTAGCGTTAGCTTTTTTAGCGCTGACGGGTACCATTGCGATTTGGCATATTATTCTCTTGAGCCTATTTCAAGGGTTAATCAATGCGATTGATTCCCCGGCTCGTCAGGCTTTTGTGATGGAAATCATTGATAAAAAAGAGAATTTGGGAAATGCGATCGCACTCAATTCTTCAGTTTTCAATGGAGCTAGATTAGTCGGGCCGGCGATTGCAGGATTACTGATTGCTAGTGTTGGAGCCGGTGTATGTTTTCTGATTGATGGACTCAGCTATATTGCCGTCATTGCTGGCTTATTGGCGATGAAGCTCAAGCCGAGAACAATCACTCCTCACCAGGCTAATGTCTGGCAACGATTAAAAGAGGGATTCAACTATGCCTTTGGATTTCCACCCATCCGAGCGATTTTATTATTACTAGCCTTATTCAGTTTTATGGGTATGCCTTATTCAGTTTTGGTGCCCGTTTTTGCTACAAAAATTCTTCACGGTGGCGCTCAAACCTTAGGGTTTCTCATGGCAGCCGTGGGAGTGGGCGCATTAATGGGGGGAATTTACCTCAGTTCGCGCCAAAGTGTCGTGGGTTTAGGTAAAATTATTGCTTTTTCTCCCGCTGGTTTAGGGATGGCATTGATTATTTTTTCTCAATCCCGTCTTCTCTGGCTGTCTTTACTGATGATGTTGATTGTTGGCTGTGCTTCAATTCTGCAAATTGCTTCAAGTAATACGATTTTACAAACCATTGTGGAGGAGGATAAACGGGGGCGATTGATGAGTTTTTATACAATGGCGTTCTTAGGTGTATTACCCTTTGGAAATTTAGCATCGGGTGCTTTAGCCAGTCGCATCGGTGCACCGAATACAGTCATGATCGGTGGGGTTTTCTGTATTTTGGGTTCCCTTGTTTTTGCCCAGAAGTTGCCAACTTTAAGGCGTTTAGTTCGCCCTATTTACCACAAAATCGGATTAATTTCTAAGTCTTATTCATGA
- a CDS encoding acyltransferase yields MYSFLKNLLKNIIRILALRYGKFPSLYRKICKPRGDEYAEYLRRHGNFYELGQDCSILPSTVFTDPAYVRIGNNVHFSSCSLIGHDGSIAMLNRAYNVKLDAVGKIDIRDNVFIGFNAIILPNVTIGANAIIAAGAVVTKNVAEGDIVAGVPAQSIGRVEDLVKKLEAQTYNLPWAEIIQHREGGFAPELESQLVRLRVSHFYGNPSTQLATANLLMTDTGAGAAAH; encoded by the coding sequence ATGTATTCATTCCTGAAGAATTTACTTAAGAATATTATCAGGATACTCGCCCTACGTTACGGAAAATTCCCCAGTCTCTATCGCAAAATCTGCAAACCTAGGGGAGATGAATACGCGGAATATCTCCGCCGTCATGGCAATTTTTACGAGCTGGGTCAAGACTGTAGCATTCTCCCCAGCACGGTTTTCACTGACCCCGCCTATGTGCGAATTGGTAATAACGTTCATTTCTCGTCCTGTAGCTTGATTGGACATGATGGCTCTATTGCCATGCTTAACCGTGCTTACAACGTGAAGCTTGATGCAGTCGGTAAAATTGACATTCGCGATAATGTTTTTATCGGTTTCAATGCCATTATTTTGCCCAATGTCACGATTGGTGCGAATGCGATCATTGCCGCTGGGGCTGTTGTCACTAAGAATGTTGCAGAAGGAGACATTGTGGCAGGTGTCCCGGCTCAATCTATCGGTCGCGTTGAAGACCTGGTGAAAAAATTAGAGGCTCAAACTTATAATCTCCCTTGGGCTGAGATCATTCAACACCGTGAGGGAGGCTTCGCGCCTGAATTAGAATCCCAACTTGTACGATTACGAGTTTCTCACTTTTACGGCAATCCATCTACTCAGTTGGCGACGGCAAATCTACTCATGACGGATACTGGTGCAGGTGCTGCCGCCCATTAA
- a CDS encoding MarR family transcriptional regulator encodes MPFSVNRSHLAEWEEVLAPQSLGYRIKLLSMLLSRTFQERLEPYGLTPFHWVVLCCLWQEDGLATSSIGERLQQVGGTLTGVLDRMEERGLVRRERDMRDRRIWRIWLTEAGKDLEEVLPPIALQIREQAMAGIAEADRELLSRLIDQAIANCS; translated from the coding sequence ATGCCTTTTTCTGTGAATCGCAGTCATTTGGCAGAGTGGGAGGAAGTTCTCGCTCCCCAAAGCCTCGGCTACCGGATTAAACTGCTCTCCATGTTGCTGAGTCGCACGTTTCAAGAGCGATTAGAGCCGTATGGATTGACGCCGTTTCACTGGGTTGTTTTGTGTTGCCTGTGGCAAGAAGATGGGTTGGCAACTTCTAGTATTGGGGAACGATTGCAGCAGGTGGGAGGCACTTTAACCGGGGTACTCGATCGCATGGAGGAACGAGGGTTAGTGCGTCGAGAGCGTGATATGCGCGATCGCAGAATTTGGCGGATTTGGTTGACGGAAGCTGGCAAAGACTTAGAAGAAGTGTTGCCTCCGATTGCATTGCAAATCCGGGAACAGGCAATGGCAGGAATTGCTGAAGCTGATCGAGAATTACTTTCGAGGTTGATTGATCAAGCGATCGCTAATTGTTCTTAA
- a CDS encoding MFS transporter: MSLDSKNKTTKTVIVLTIIFLAIELLDELVDGVGGAAYPLIRTDLHLSYVQVGLLLTIPNTISSLIEPILGILGDLGQRRQLILGGGIAFAIALLLISLSHHFFGLLAAFVLFYPASGSFVSLSQATLMDMEPTRHEQNMARWTLAGSVGNVIGPLALAGAVALNQSWRSVFLILAVLTVLLLGILWKYPIATLTASSQVEQPIQSFNDGIRQAINSLKRRNVLRWLTLLQFSDLMLDVLRGFLALYFVDVVGASNTQASFAITVWLGFGLLGDFLLIPLLERVQGLAYLRFSAMIVLCLYPAFLIVPNLNVKLIILGFLGFLNAGWYSILQGRLYTAMPGQSGTVMTLNNLAGFVGGLAPFVLGWVAQQYGLQPTMWMLLAAPIALLIGLFKA; this comes from the coding sequence ATGTCATTGGATAGTAAAAACAAAACGACCAAGACTGTAATTGTATTAACGATTATCTTCCTGGCGATCGAATTATTAGACGAACTTGTGGATGGAGTGGGGGGTGCAGCCTATCCGTTGATTCGGACTGATTTGCATCTTTCCTATGTGCAAGTGGGACTGTTGCTGACGATACCCAATACTATCAGTAGCTTGATAGAGCCAATTCTGGGGATTTTAGGAGATTTGGGACAGCGACGGCAATTGATTTTGGGGGGAGGTATTGCTTTTGCGATCGCATTACTACTCATTTCCCTCAGTCATCACTTTTTTGGGTTATTAGCCGCGTTTGTGCTGTTTTATCCCGCCTCTGGCTCCTTTGTCAGTCTTTCCCAGGCGACGCTGATGGACATGGAACCAACACGCCACGAGCAAAACATGGCACGTTGGACATTGGCGGGTTCTGTTGGTAATGTCATTGGACCTTTGGCTTTAGCAGGTGCTGTAGCATTAAATCAAAGTTGGCGGAGTGTGTTTTTAATCTTGGCGGTACTAACAGTATTATTGCTAGGAATCTTGTGGAAGTATCCAATCGCAACTCTAACCGCCTCATCTCAAGTTGAGCAGCCAATACAAAGTTTCAACGATGGTATCCGTCAAGCTATCAACAGCTTAAAACGACGCAACGTACTCCGTTGGTTAACGTTGTTGCAATTTTCGGATTTAATGTTGGATGTTCTGCGTGGTTTTTTAGCACTGTATTTTGTTGATGTCGTCGGTGCAAGTAACACACAGGCGAGTTTTGCTATCACCGTATGGTTGGGGTTTGGCTTACTCGGAGATTTTCTCCTCATTCCCTTACTTGAACGAGTGCAAGGACTCGCTTATTTGAGGTTTAGCGCAATGATTGTTTTGTGCCTCTACCCGGCTTTTTTGATTGTGCCCAATCTCAATGTTAAGTTGATCATTCTCGGCTTTCTGGGGTTCTTGAATGCAGGTTGGTACTCAATTCTTCAGGGGCGATTGTACACAGCGATGCCAGGGCAGAGTGGGACAGTCATGACACTCAACAACCTGGCGGGTTTCGTGGGTGGTTTAGCCCCGTTTGTACTAGGTTGGGTGGCTCAACAGTATGGTTTGCAACCTACGATGTGGATGTTACTTGCAGCACCCATCGCCTTGCTGATTGGGCTTTTTAAGGCTTAA
- a CDS encoding RloB family protein, with translation MSRRKVNTRGYLPRKVDTREIRQRFLIVCEGEKTEPNYFRSFRVPKDVAEIDVQGLGENPSRLVQSAKDLNKQGDYDQVWCVFDRDSWTVEDFNNAIKNANEQGFKVAYSNEAFELWYVLHFDFLNTGIPRGDYLRKLTSLLGRTYKKNSETIYEELFERQSIAIKNAENLLKQYDPHIPAKDNPSTSVHLLVQELNKFIQ, from the coding sequence ATGTCTAGAAGAAAGGTAAATACTCGTGGATATCTACCTAGAAAAGTTGATACGAGGGAAATTAGACAGAGATTTTTGATCGTATGTGAAGGAGAGAAAACAGAACCTAACTATTTCAGAAGTTTTCGTGTTCCTAAAGATGTTGCTGAAATAGATGTGCAGGGTTTAGGAGAAAATCCAAGTAGACTAGTTCAAAGCGCAAAAGACTTGAATAAGCAAGGAGATTACGATCAGGTTTGGTGTGTCTTTGATCGTGATTCTTGGACTGTAGAAGATTTTAATAATGCCATCAAAAATGCTAATGAGCAAGGATTTAAAGTGGCTTATTCTAACGAAGCGTTTGAGCTATGGTATGTTCTACATTTTGATTTTCTTAATACAGGTATTCCTAGAGGTGATTATCTTCGCAAATTAACTTCTTTACTTGGTCGAACATACAAGAAAAATAGTGAAACAATTTATGAAGAATTATTTGAAAGGCAATCTATTGCTATTAAAAATGCTGAAAATCTCCTTAAGCAATACGATCCTCACATTCCAGCTAAAGATAATCCATCTACATCAGTGCATTTATTAGTACAGGAACTCAATAAATTTATTCAATGA